The Cynocephalus volans isolate mCynVol1 chromosome 5, mCynVol1.pri, whole genome shotgun sequence genomic sequence CAAATTCCCTCTGGATGTGGTAAGATCCCAGCCACGTCGCTGGCCTGCGTGTATGAGTTCCCAAGACCCCCTTGATTTGGCTCTGCTCATCCCTGCCCCCGCAATGGCACCTGGTACCTCAGCATTGCACTTTTGCATGTGTGGGGACTGTGGGAACGCGCCAGTCTCAAGTAGTGACCAAGAGTCAGGATCGCATGGACTTTAGACTAAATGCAAATGCAACAGGCCTCCCACATCAAGGGCAAAGGGGAAACGCATGTCCCGGAATTCCAGCCGGGCTCCAGCCGGGCTGGCCCGTAGGCTGGCTCCGGGGGAGAGACACGGGAGGCAGGTAGAGTGTACCTTCAGCCTCAGGAGcgccaattttctttctttctcgaTTCCTTCCCCTTCGGGCCCCTTGGAGctcctttttcctcccatctCCAACCAAGCCCGTCTTTAGGAAAGTTTAAAACAAACTCCCACGGCATCATATCAGAGATACTCCTTTGGAGCAAGTGAAGCAGAAAGCATCGGTCACTTCTGAAATCTTTAAATCCAAGGAACACACGACCAACAAAACAAACCCACTGAATGTTCGTATCACGGGTAGAAGTATCCGATCCAGACGATCAATAACTTAGAAGGAAAGCGGGAGGTGGATGCGTTTGCACCTGAGGCCTGTAACAACTGAATCAGGTGATAAACTGAATGGCTGCCATCCTGTAGGGGACGGGTTAGGAGGAGAACTGAGAAGGAGCAGGTGGGAGGGGAGCGGGGAAAGACGGAGGATGGAGAGTCAGAAGAAAGGAGGGCAGGGAGCCCTAATTTCACAACAGCCAGTGACATTTACTGGGCAACATCTTCAAAGCCATGTATGAACTTGCTTTCTGTGACACCTTCCTCCTCATGGGCGGGCACCTTCGCCTGAGCGGGCCAGGAGGGAAGTCTTGTCTTCTGAGAGGCCTCCAGAGGACCCGCCACTTCTTATGTACAGGGGACCAACCacacttggttttgttttgttttgaaatcaCATGATCCTGCCACCCTGGTCACAGCTGATCGCACAACTTGGGACCTGAATGAAGGGCAGCTGTCTGCAGAGAGACTGTTGCAATGCAGCAGCAGCCCGTGAGGGGTGTGGAGCGAGGACAGGGTGCCCACTGTACAGTGGCTTCATGACCCAAAGCAAGGCTCTGTGGGAATATCTGAATGAGACTCAAGAGGAACTGCTGGCCATAGAGCCGCCACAAATCTGGCTGACACAGGGACAGATGTAGAAAGCAGAAGCCACAAGGTAGTGAACCCTATGAGCACGTGCAAGCTCTGAAGCTGAGGCAAGAattgcagagaaggaaaaaaaagcaggCAAAGCAAAATGAGCAGACATGGAGACTCTGAGCCAATCTGCTTGCTCCACACTGCCAGGGAGACAGAGCTGCTGTCTGACCACTGCCCCCAGAGCAGCGAGGACACGCCACCCACCTGCCCTGTCCATGAGAGCAGCCTCTGGCCCCATGCAGAAGTGGTATTTTGGATAtgttgaactaaataaaatatattatttacattaatttcacctgttgctttttatttcttttcatgcgGCTCCTAGAAAACCTAAAATGACCTATGTAGCTCACATCATATTTCTTTCTAGGCCGTGTTGTCTAGCTCCCATGTTTTTCTGTCCCTATCATTTCTTGGAGAATCCTAATAATAAGCCCCCAGTTACTGCAATCAACTAGTAGTACCTGAAATGCCCCTCCCCCCCAAGCCCCTCCATCAGCTGGAAGAGCCCTTACAACAGAAATGACTCAGATTTCTACAGACGTAGCAGGAGTAATAGTGAAACAAGACAACCACCTAAGCGTCTAGTTCTCTTACTCCCTTGGGACCCAGCCCTACACTCAGGCCTGTCCCTGGTTGGGCAAGAGTTGGCTGGACCTGGTGTGGTTTTCTGGCAAGGATCctccacatacacacaacacagaAACTATTCCAGGGACTAACTCTTGTGAGGTTTTGAAGTGCAAGAATCCTCTAAGTGACACATCAGAGAGAAGTGGAGCTGTCACCTCTCTTGTTTTGCACACTACGATTCTATTTAAACAGCTCTATGGTCATACTGCCACCGGACTTGCTTAAGCcctgatttctttttatcactccATTGCCCCTTCTAGCTCTAAGAAAATCACAGATTTAAAAAGCATTCTAAGTCTATGAAACTGCGTATGCCTACGTAAAAACAAGCATCTGCAATGGTTTACACTGCTGGCTGTACTTAGGAATCCTCTGAAGGCTGAGAAATGCCACTGGCTAGGTCCAACCCAGGAGGAGACCCTCTGGGAAATGGGCCTCAtcttagctatttttaaaagcttcaggTGATCATAATATGCATCAGGGTTGAACCAGCAATCTAAAGAAACCATGAACATGACTTTCATATTGATTCTAGATACTTTTCCCCTTGAACTgtgaatatgaatttttattttgaattgaatgaGTGGCACTGAGTTGGTTCACTGTAAACAATTTGAGATTGTTTTAATCATTTGGAACTTGGACCAAAGGAAAGGTGAAATTAACTCAGTAACAACTGAGCCCTAGCTGAAAATCAACTTAAAAAGAACATCAGGCTTAGGAGACCTGGTTTATAACAAGAGCATTTACTTTCTAGCTGGGAGACTCGAGCACTGTGAGTAACCACACTGAAGTTTCTTTATGCATGGAATGAAGGCACTGGTCTAGAAATCTTCAAGGTGCTCTAAATTTTTGATTCAATTCCAGGAAAGAAGCtgtgaatgaaaaatttaaacattgCATCCTGCTCCCATTTTGAAAGGAGGGGAGTTTAGCTTTGGGAGTTTCAACGGGgtaaaaatattactaaaatgtTCAAATTACCATtcacatttttataacatttattcctgattttaaatgCCATTGCATGTAAAGGagaattgcatttaatttttcattggtACACCCAGTGTTCCCTTAATCTCTTGCCCTGTGTCAAGGCCACAGCACATGGGGGGTAGGTCAAGAGGCCCAGGAAAGCAGCTTGGTGTATAAGTAAAGTCAGGTCAGACAGTCAAGTCTCCATCCACCTCTCCCTTGCTAGTCACTGCCCCAGCAGACGAGCTGTATAACCCACTCTGTGCACATAGTTGCTAtaaagattcattttttaaaaaatcaacattttaaattataaagatgTTCGatcgttattattattattattattattgttttactaTTTTCCAAGCAGTTTATTCAGCATTGACCATGCAACGtttattcataaaaacaaaagttgAGAGACATACATACCAGGAATCCTATTGAGCGTCACCCAGAAATGTTCATCGGGACTGTAGGTGTCCTTGGACCAGGAGAGTAGGTCAAGTGCGTGCTGGTCTTGGAGGACAAAGTCAACAAATGCCCTTGTGAGTGCCACATAGGCAGTGCCGAAGTAAATGGTCATGTTGTGAGGAggggaagtttttaattttgttgttttaagcacgTAGGAATTTTTGTTGCCTAGTAATTCTCGGTGGACGTACTTAGTCCGTCCAATTACATGATCTGGAGGCAGCACCCCTGGGgtaatatttttccctttaaatctTTTCAGATGCTGAACTATTTCCTTGTTGGTTTTCAGGGGGAAATCTTGCCCACAAGTGTTGATGGCGTACTTCCACGGAACCTTGGAAGCCACAAGGTCTTCCAGGCAGTTCAGGTCAGCCTGGAGCCTGGAAATCCCACCGTAGACAACTGGCTCCATCTTAGAAGCCAGAAAAGCATTGGGGAAGCAGCTCAGTAATTGTTTCACCGCATCTTTAAATGTGTCTGTTGCTTTCTTGTCCATGTGCACACAGTAGACATTTTGGGGCATATAAATCGCCCTGAAGAGTCTCTCGAAAGTGTCAAAGTCTTTGTGGATGGTCACTGTGTAAGCCAAAGGGAACCTAGCCTCCTCTTCAGAAAGTGTTTCTGTTATATAATGACCTTGAACCATGTATTTATAACAGGTAGATTCATTGAAGGTagttttcaatgcattttctGTTAAGTAAAAAACCTTCCCCTTAAAAATCCGATGACAGGTTTCTGCTAATAGCGAAGCATTGGACAGAGCTGTCCTCAGAAAACGTTTATTCTCCCATAACTCGTTAttgtaaacaaatacaaaaatcagggCAGAGATAAGAGACATGCTGAAAAGACAGTGCTTCCAGGAGCCCATCATTCAAAATCAGGAAGTGAGTAAAATGTCTCTTGAGAGATGATCAGAGTGTAGATACATTTAACTTACATTTTATCCAGGATCCAAAATCATTCTCCTGAGAAAAGCAGTTCTGATCAGCTGCTCTGTGTCTTTCCAGTGAACCGTTcttgtcctttttctttcctccttcccccttcatTTACCACTATGTggcatttttagttttctttggcACATTTCTGTAGTAGTTCCTTTGCACTGGCTTTGCCCGGTCTCCTGCTCCCCTGCAACCTGTTTCTACACAAAAACAAATAGCTTCAGGGAGGTTCTGATTCCATTGGGTCCCCCTGTCCCCACAGTGAAATCACTAGTGGGTGAAATGTCCATTCTGCAAGTCATTGCCCTAAGACCTCAATCCCAGCGTCTTCTCCCGGCCAGAGGCTGGTAACTGTGTAAGCTCCCAGCTTCCTGTTAATCATGGTGTTCAAGTGACTGGGTTTGTTTGCTTAAACAGCACTGCCAAGTTAAAAGCTTCAGTTCTAAGCATGTGAACATCGCCTGGAGAGATATTCTGTCAATAAATATATAgtgcttaaaaataaattgcttaacCCTGTCTTTTTCCACACAGACACCCCTTTCCACCTTGCCTGGGTGTGCTTAAAGCATGACATATGACCAAATTCTTTCCAGTGTCCGATATTCCCTGTTGCTAGGAAAGGTCCTTAAAAAGGCACATTAATTAGCAAGCTTACCTCACCGTCTAACTTACTATACAAAGTGACTGGGGCACGCTGATGAATAAGgctaacttcttttttaaaaaagtaccaaGAGAACTAAGAGCCCGTCTTCACCCAAATATTGCAGAGAGGCTAAAGTTAGTGAATGTCAAGCTAATTTACTCTGGCCCAAGTGGGATACAGGATACTGATGCCTAGAGAGGTAAGAGAGAGAAGCCATCTCAGTTTCAGATGTTCCAGAACTTAAGGAGAGAGGTTCTTAAGATTCAGATGTGTAAATGCTTAAAAagagtttccttatctgtaaaaaagGAGAATAATTTTACCACCATAGGTCAATcgtgagaataaaatgagataacatatataGAGTTCATCACCGTTAGCAACAGATGGGGCTGGAAAAGAGGCATAATTGTATAAGAGTAAACAAGAAGCCCATTTACATGcccgcacacgtgcacacacacacacatgcacacatgcacacacacatgctcccctcccccacacccgtACGTCAAGAAACTGATGTGATTACCGCCTCTCCTCTGCAATCTTACTCCTCACACACTCCTTCCTCTGTGAGCCACACCAGTTAGATTCTACATCTAGAATAGCCCTGATGAGTTTCGTATTATTTGGTAGTTAGCTGCACACGGGTTTAAAAGCACATCCTGTTGGCGCAGAGCTCATGTATTCCTCATCTGTTTCTAGCTCCTGGCATTGTCTGTACACAGCAgccaatcaaatatttattgattgctcAAGTTTTCATTTCCCTGTTTCCCTGATCGCATCAGTGAGAGATTCCACGTAACAATGATTTGTAAGAGATGTGTATTTGGATCTATGAACGTGGTACATTCAACATACCTATTTTTCCTATACATCTTCTTATGTAAAGGCAACATAATGCTACGGATGATTTGTAAACACAGTGTTTTCACATCCTGTACTTTCCTCTTGCCCACAGACACCCACGTTTTGATTTTATCAAGAATGCAGGGGAGATGCAAGTTTACATCCTGCTTTTTGCACCTAAGATTACAGCATAACATTTCCTGTAGTACTACCTGGTCTTCACTGGCTATTGTCTTCACAATCTTTACTTTAGAACACAAAACTAAAGTTATTACtggctgttttctttcttcccaccccaGCTGAAAGCTAATGCATTAATGAGATGGTTAGCAACTCTGTTTCTCACGTGCCAGGAACACAAGAAATGAGCACAAGAACGAATCCAGGGAAGATTCATCAGACCTCAGCGGGTCAGTCTGCAGTTGTTTTAGGAATCAGATTCTACATACAGCATGATTCGGTGCACTCAGTCTATCTGACCCCAAAACAGAATTCAATCAACCCCAATATCTATTTCCTTAACTATCTTTCACCTATCTAGAATTCTTTTGAACAGATCACTTCTTTAATACAGTAGTCATGCAAAAGCAATCTTTTTGGAAATGACtaaaatttctctaatttttattttatttttaatatctctttGGGTAGGCACTGTCCACAGCAAATGAAATTGACCACAGGGATGATTAAATGAAGACGTCAATTCCTAATTATGCTCATCTAAACTTTTTTACTTTCTACCCTGgctttctgcacacacacacaaaattttttttaagtctcttctCCCAATTTATTCCAATAATGACATCAGCTATTCTCTTGTTTATTTTGGCTGTCATCTCATTCTTGGCTGGGTTCTACCCCTCCAGATAATGCAGGCCTAAAAGCATCTCGAATCATTTGCCTTTTCTTCCAAACTATAGCTCAGGGGATTTAGTTACAGGGTAAGGAACACTAGCATTTAGTGCTTTGCTGTAGTGAAGGCTTTACTCATACCTTACCTGCAATGCTACAAGGGTCCTTCAATTTTGAGGTCTGGAAACATTcacaatcatttaaaataatatcttgGACAATGCtaggcatttttaaaagaattagtatagacatattttcttttttatcaaccCAGTGCTATCTGATGCTTATTCTCTTTGTGGTCACGTGGGAAATGCTGGTTGTCCttgataggttctgaacataactggtgccattttaggcaaggccaaacACAAAATGCCCACCCCCCCTCCCTTTACTGGAagcctcatgatttctgagaaacagaaacccttttggtTCCGCAAGGGCACAATTCTCCATTCtggttgtatagtttccatattagcataatgtccctccttgatggtatcagccaaccctcggtgccctatataagctctaccacctccacacctggtgctgtcctccattttgcaGGCAGCCCGGGCTGCCCCCTGCCACTTtcagcacagcccggcagattcttttcctttaataaagcttgatcagtacccagcatctcagctcactttctttcataatTCTTACACAAAAAGAATAgcctaaagtaatttttttaatgttctgtcttcctgtccccaccttacaagtgGGAGCAGTCTGAAGGTGGGGTACCTAAAGTGCCCAGCTCAGGGCTGGCCAGAGATGTCAGAGCTAATTTCATACCTTGAGGGCAGGCTGTGGGGAAGGACAGGGTGTGGGGAGAACACCGGGTAGGTTGCCACAGTTTCACATAAAATATCCAGAAACAAGGTAACAGGAAAATGCAAGAGAAAGTTGGTCTTTACAAGCTCAGCCAGTTTAGGGCAAAGCAAGGCTGCAACGGGATCAAGCTGAAAGATAACAGGCTGCTCAGTACTAGGTGGAATCTGTGCCCCCAAGGCACGTTCCTGCTGCATTCACATGGAAAAAGGTTCCTGGCAGGGCTGGGCTTTCAAGGCCGAGTGCTAAGGGAAGAGTCCAAGCCGGAGAACCTCAGATGTTTCAATATCCTAACTTGTCTCTGCTGCAAAAAGTCCTCCTCGTGTTTGAGTTTGGGTGAATTTTATAGGTTGGGTATCATGGGGAGAGAAGATAGAACAGGGACCCAATTCCAGTGCCAGTttagttttttcctctttcctccccaagAAAGCTgggttttttggattttttttttttggcagctggcccatagggagatctgaacccttgaccttggtgctataacaccatgctttaacctactgagctaactggccagcctctcagAAAATTCTTGATACGATTTTGAAGTCATAGGAACTAAAGATCACAGCCGTAGGTAGAGTTCCACTACAAGAGAGGCTGTGAGCTGCTGATCACTAAGAATaatgttagaaaaaaatgtagcCTCCCTTCGTTCAAAGGTAACATGCATTCAGGCACAGCAGAGTGCAATGAAAACAGATTCTCTGGGCTGTGGGGTCCCCAGGCCCTGGAATCGAGTTCCCCCATTTCTTCTCAAAGACCACAGTCTGCAGGGAACTGATTGGTACCTACTCTATGTGGCCAGTCCATCATCAGGAAGGCAAGACCCTCTTTACAAGCGATGACTGTCAAAGGCACACATTTAACaacaaggaaaacagaaaagtagcTTTGAGTTTGGAAAAACCTGAATTTACGTAGTAGATCTGTCTTTAATATGGGAAGGTGGGTTTTCCTAGAATTGCAGTAGTTTCCCACTACTTTTCTACATCCAAGGCCATGGCTTTATTTCCAGTTTCACCTGTTATCAAATGAAGTTCATACCTCACAGGAATGTTTTGGGAGTGACTAACGAAATAGCGTATGTTTTAAATGTCAGACAGTGCCAAGTATCAAGTAGCTTATTAAATTCTGTAAATATTCCCCCTTGTCTGAAGGGAACTGAGAAACATAATGTAAATCATTAGTTagaaatgaacataaaaaaagttaaaagttgtAATGAAGATATACGTGGATACTCATGATTTAACAAGACAGATGAAAAATCATAGTTCTCATTAAGCACATCATGTAATGAAACAATGTACAAACGTGCTGTTCTTTGCAAAACCTTTACAAACAGAAATCTCATGTGCCACGGCCAAAATGATTCATTCACTGAGTCTACATTTTTTGTGTACTTTATGCCCATCCCTGTGCTGGGTTCtggaaatataaacataaatatgacCCGAGTGAGTAAAGCCTGCTAGGTCTTAGACTGCTGTGGGGCTTAGAGTAATATGGGAAAACCAGGTCCCTCCAATTTCCTCCTCCAGTAGCTTTCCAGCGAGTTAGCCTCTACCTACCTCTCACAGTTCCCAGGAGGATACAATTGCCCAGAAGTGTCCTACCAAGAACACGCTAAACCTCTTTACGGTAAAGGCAGTTTAATTGTAGTGTTTTATGTAGAATAACAAAAGCCAGAATGTGAATGGAAAGCTCTGTTTCCCTTTAGTCCCACCCCCAGAGACTTGCCCTGGAGTCTCAGAGACTAGAATGCACGTCTGCAAGGAGCCAGGCTGGAGTCTGGATTTCTCAAGCTGCTGTGGTCCAGGTGCCACCCAATACTAGTTTATTCCTTCTCTACAGAATCCCAGAGGGCTTTAAGTTGAACGCTTCCAACTCCAGAAATGTTATAAGAAGCTGTTCAGGGAGATAACTGCCCGAGACGTAGCAGGATCTCCTCTAGGACACTCCAACATACGGCTTGGGATAATTGTTCTCTGGTATTTTCCTGGGACTGCCCTCCAATTTACCTACCCCGTGGCTGCTTTTTCCAGAGAAGGAATTTTGGGACTCCCTTCACAGATCCCACATGCTTAAGAGTCCACCCTTACATTTAGTTCCTGGTAGGAAACCCTGCAGCCTCAGACCCAGATGACCTCTCCCAGAGTTGGACCTGTGTTCTGCCCAAACACCTCTCCCCTGGGGAAGGGAAACCCTAAGGTAGCAACAGGATTTAGGAGAAAATGCCCCAGGCTGGGAGGCGGGAGGCAGGCTCTTTCCTCTGCAATGCAAGCTGTCTAACTTGAGCAAGCTGCTTCCTCCCTCTAAACCTTAGGTTCTTCCAAGGTCAGGAAAACAGGCACTTCACATACCCTTCCAGGTACAAAATGATTCCTGTCCCAGGGAACAAGCTAAATGCTACTGTACATTTATCCATGTCCCTTTCTTCCCCCaaacacttttataattttattcctgtatttatttggcagctggctggtaaggggatccgaaccctggacCCTGATGTTACCAGCGTCACACTTCAACCAATTGAGCTGATCAGCCAGCCTCCTGCCCTCTCTGGTCCAAAACACTTTGAAGCTCGAAGCAGCTTATAAAATTCAATGAGGTTAAAAAAATTTTGCAGGGGTGGAGCCAAGAGTCAAGGAAAGCAGAAGGAATAGCAAAATCAACAATTAAAATGACCTGCTCCTGAAAGGACTGAAAGAAGCGCAAATGTTTTAACAGAGTTTTCTTTTGAGTGTTGGGATtatgagaaattattttcttctacattttttttctatttcccatacttttaaaaatggtcaTGAATTATTCTTCTAATTGGAAAAGGACAACTTTAAAGACCTTGGCTGATTATCTTCTCGCTCATTTTATACTGTGCTCCACCTGTTAGGCTTAGATCTACAGTTCAACTTCCTCATTAGCATGTGACTCCCAGCTTCCGCACGGTCTGGCATTCTGCTCTGTCtgcaaaagtataaaaaagtaGACATGAGCCCATAGGAATCTTGCTGGAGAGGTAAATAAAATGCTCCCTACGATTCTGCACCTTTTACtaacaaaggaataaaatcatCTGATATCCATGCATGTAAACACGAGTGTTTCACAAACCCAGAGTTTGGAGATGGACATAGGGAAGGGGGGTGGCTGTTCTGAAGATTCAGGGTTGGGCCTGCTAATTACGAAAGAGCCAGTTAAGTCCAATCATCCCAGCAAGAGCTGATTCTCCCTTGGCAATTACCTAATTGGTTCCCTATTTCATTATGCCCATTCAAATGATCTCACTACTTCCCAGCTCCTCACAGGCTCCATACTTTTCTCTAAGTACCCTTCGCCTTTCTTCTAACCAGCCCACTCAACCTGCTCTTCCCCATCACCAACAATAGAGCCTTTCAACTCCATGCGTGCCACACACAAAACTGGCAGCCCCCAACGAACAAGAAAAATGGCTAACATACGTTTAAAAAATACTCAGCTGgtcagttagcacagttggttagagcacggtgttacaagaccaaggttaagggtttggatccccatactgcaCTCCCAGCTGCACTCCCCGCCCCCCCGAAAAAAAATTTACTCCCAGtgaattataattaaaaacagtAATGCAGTTCCTTTTCTCCTTAATTCaagtgcctttttaaaatttatttatttgtttatttatttggcagatcaaaccctggaccttggtgttatcagcaccatgctcaagtagcttttaaaaaggaatacaTCAGTGTACTCACTGTTAGGAGATGGAATCAGCCAGTCTCATGTACTGGTGGACCCATGGAAAATTAGCAAATTTTTTGGAAAGCTGTTTTGCAATATGTATCAAGAACTTAAAATGTTCCTATCTTTTAATCCAGTAAGTATTGATTCCAAAGTCAAAAACACTAAAATGTGGCAAAGCTTTACGTGAAAAGACGTTACTCTTTTGATGTTACTCAGCATTGActacaataacattttacacagtaaaaaaccaggAATGAACGTTCAAC encodes the following:
- the LOC134378882 gene encoding N-acetyllactosaminide beta-1,6-N-acetylglucosaminyl-transferase-like; this translates as MMGSWKHCLFSMSLISALIFVFVYNNELWENKRFLRTALSNASLLAETCHRIFKGKVFYLTENALKTTFNESTCYKYMVQGHYITETLSEEEARFPLAYTVTIHKDFDTFERLFRAIYMPQNVYCVHMDKKATDTFKDAVKQLLSCFPNAFLASKMEPVVYGGISRLQADLNCLEDLVASKVPWKYAINTCGQDFPLKTNKEIVQHLKRFKGKNITPGVLPPDHVIGRTKYVHRELLGNKNSYVLKTTKLKTSPPHNMTIYFGTAYVALTRAFVDFVLQDQHALDLLSWSKDTYSPDEHFWVTLNRIPEFLQEAELGPDTKTSLGLLERAQDCTETKGKSSGTKLITFRSESPETPRLRIVALSHERAEPSSLLGGSAGSARLPQRITSAVAVTVLIP